Proteins co-encoded in one candidate division TA06 bacterium genomic window:
- the queD gene encoding 6-carboxytetrahydropterin synthase QueD translates to MSFDISVSASFSAAHAIKGMVGSCEKLHGHNWKVEIHVVTDDLDNRGVAIDYRELRSLLQQIVNRLDHSVLNEVPELEGISPTCENMAKYIFTALVRELPSEQKLGMVRVWESDYSSAAYMP, encoded by the coding sequence GTGAGTTTTGACATTTCTGTTTCGGCATCTTTCTCTGCTGCACACGCAATCAAGGGTATGGTCGGGTCATGCGAAAAACTGCACGGCCACAACTGGAAGGTAGAGATTCATGTGGTTACAGACGACCTGGACAACCGAGGAGTAGCTATTGACTACAGGGAACTCCGCTCCCTGCTACAGCAGATTGTAAACCGTCTTGACCATTCGGTCTTGAATGAGGTGCCCGAACTCGAGGGCATAAGTCCTACGTGTGAAAATATGGCCAAATATATTTTTACCGCCTTGGTCAGAGAGCTACCATCAGAGCAGAAACTGGGCATGGTTAGAGTCTGGGAATCAGACTATTCCTCAGCAGCCTATATGCCCTGA